The Drosophila innubila isolate TH190305 chromosome 2L unlocalized genomic scaffold, UK_Dinn_1.0 4_B_2L, whole genome shotgun sequence genome segment acagacagacagacagacagacagacaaacaggcggacattgctatatcgacttggctattgatgctgatcaagaatatttatactttatagggtctgccacgcctctttccgcctgttacgcacatattcgttaaaacaaacccaacagacccctgtactttttttaagtacggggtctacaAAGCTCTCATTTCTTGAGCAAAGATCGCTTTAGTAAAAAACCAAGTTGAAGAGTCTTTTCGATTACGTTTAAAATCATGTTCGCGGGAAACAGTTTTAATTTGACTGCCTGCAAGGAGGGATGACTTCTTAAAAGCTCTGGCTAAGACCGAATATTTTAACAAGATGTCAATGAATTTTGGCTCAAAAGATGGCATCCTTATTCGAACCATGACTGTGGACGACTACAAACAGATCGAGGAAAGAATCTATAAAGAAGAGCCACTTAATGCACCTTTTGAAAACGATCCGAAGGCAATCTCAGTCGCCATGGGAAAAAAATACGACGAATATCACATTGGGGCGGTAGAGAATGGCACTTGCTTGGTGGCAATCGATGAGGAGGATGGTGGTCAAATTGTAGGTCATGTCTTAGGCAGGTGTCAAGTCGCCAGTGAACTGAAAGAACAACTAATGGAAGTATATGCTATGAACCGAGGCGctgtaaaaagtatttttacgTTTCTATACGAAGCTGAGCTTAAAGCAAATCTTTTTGAGCGTTACGGAGTCTCGAGACTCCTCTATTCGATTATTACCAGTGTAAATCCCTTTATGCGGGGCAAGGGAATTGGATCACGGCTAACTGCAGCACTTATGGAATTAGGTCGAGCGAAGGGGTATCCCCTAATGTCAGCTACCTGCACTAGTTTCTATTCGGCTCGTCAAAAGGAGGCCATGGGAATGGAATGTGTTTACGCTATAGCTTACGAAGACTTTAAGGATGAAAACGGAAGAGTACAGTTTCGTCCCCCAGCACCTCATACCCATGTACGTGTCATGGCTATCCGGTTGTAAGCAGTTGActtctatatattttgttgatttgttgtaatttttatgagCATTAAACTGGATTATGTTTGGAATAACTCCGAAAATCTTTtttgaattgcaaatttaGAGCACTCTACTTTAATAGCTTAGATAAGTCATAATAATTTAAGTCAAAAGCGCAAAGAGGTAGGTAAAATCAGACAATTTCGATTGCTGTTGTGCTAGTTGACTGATAAGATCAGTTAAACATAGTAATCGCAATTAAAAATTCGTAATTTATGACGTGATAAGCGGATTTTTGTCTGCGATAAAGAACaagttattttattgttgaaaCTGAATCATGGGCGTAAGGCAAGACTTTCTcctttaagtttaataaatataaactctcttaaaaaaaaaaacagttgcaaaaatgcacaaatttaatttttaagattgtCCTTATTTGtggtaattttttaattaatatgttatacaatatatacatttttgtggtGGTACACCCAATAGCAATTTAGGGTGACTGATccgcataaaataaattggtcTTTGAACAACATACTTGGGTTTCGGAAGTTTtgcatgtttttctttcttatcaaaccaaatttggatatGATTTTCATCATCATATTTTATCGGACAATCTGCCGACtgctttttcttctttaaatGAAGACGATTAGCCAAGCGGCTTCCAGGAGGAAGATGACTGTGAAGCTTAACTTAAATTGTCCTTTGGTTTTGTGGTTTAGTCGCGTGCCAAAGTTACCTATGACTCAGGCCAAGAGAGGTACGTACAACATTTTGTTCAGTGCTGTCGCAGACTCAGTTTTGGTCAGCGATAAGGCTGTTCATTCAGTTCATTCAACAGCTGCCGTCGTAATCGACAAACCGACTGACCCCTGTGCTGAACCACAACATGAACGCCTACAGCTCTGCCCCTCTCCTATAAATCCACCACTGCCTTTCGTAATCATGCAGCAGTAACAACGATATTTACATTGCGACTGCAGTGAAACTAAACCACGATGCACAATGGGAAAAATCATCCATCTAGCGGAgattaatacaaatttcaaaaagtttctaaatttttgaaaaagtattttattaaattacttatatttacaACTATTATATTTGTCAGCTTACATATTGATTTGCTATAACTGCTATAATTGCttataaaacttattaaattaattattattaagttaatttataaaGATTTGTAAGCCTTTTatataaactatttataattaaactttcCTATAAGGTTAATATTCCGGAAAAACTATGATATTAAGAAAAgagtatattttcaatattattaaactCCTAAGCCAAGTCGCCCACTGTGCGATGAAAGGCAATAGGAATAACAACAGCTGCCTTTTCAGTTAGTTGGCAATTCAAAGTATTCGCGAGATGTTCAATTTGTCGCTGTTATTTTGGTTTCCATTGTTGTGGTTTGTGGCCAGACCTGTGGTGGGGGAATCGTTGCCCAGACTAAACGCCAGAGACTATCAGCTCGACTTTTTGCGAGCTTTGGCCGACCTGGCTGAACAACGGGCCGAGCTAAGCCTCAACGATTACCTGCAACAATTGGAGAGTGATGCCAGCTATGGCAACTACAGTGGGCAGTTGGCCTTCGCCCGCGCCTCCCACAAACTACAGCCCAAGGTGTTACTCATTAAGCAGCTGCTGGACGCCAAACATCACTCCCAACTTGATCTGAAGCACACTTGTGTGCTGCGGAATTTACTGTTCCTCAGTCGCCTTAATCAGCAGCTTCGCAGTGCAAGGGAATCAAGTGGTCAGGAGATTCGTCAGCTACGCTTGCATCGCGTCTGTCAGCAGTTCGAGCGACCTCGTCCCACTGTGCAGCATAGGGAACGCCTGATTAACGACCAGACAGTGGGCGCAGCTTTGCAACAATTGAATCTCACACAGAGCTTATCAAATGGAACTAGCCTGAGCCTAAATGAGTTTGGACAGCAGCTCTACGAGCGTGTTAAGCTATCGGGATCTGAGATTATAGACAACTATGTGCTCATGCTGCGTGATCTACTGCAGAACATTCTCGATGCTGATCACGTTGATTTGGCTGAGAATTCGACGCAGTTGGAGCAGCTTATACAACAACTCGACACAATGCTGGCCATTCCAGATTTCTTTGAGAAGCGACAGAGTGTCTACTCCTTTATCGAGCGTCATTTAGCATCGGATCATGAGGTGACGAGTCAGGGCACCAATTCCAAGCAACGTCTGACCGAACATTTACTGGATCAACTGAAAGCCAAGGGCCTGGATCTGTTTGTCATCTTTCTGTTCAGCAACTTTGAGTTCCTCGAGCACGTTCACGAGCATTGGACTCAACTGTTGCCCCAGACGCCCACTGTGCTGTACGACGAGACAAATcggcagctgtatgatatccAACAGCTTTATGAGAGCTTCAAACTGGACACTGAGAGCTTTGCTAAGTACGAGGCATACTCACAGGCATTGAAACGCCTGCACGAACGCACAGTGGAGCAGGGACAACAAAATCATCACATTTTCGAAATGTTCAACAATGCGGCACAGAACGTGGGCAGCGTTACCTTCAACATGATTAAAGCCAAGTGCAAGGAGTTACTTTAGGAAATGTTCGAGAATGCATATATAACTATAAGTAAGGCTTGATGTTCAAACTGAGA includes the following:
- the LOC117779463 gene encoding uncharacterized protein LOC117779463; translation: MFNLSLLFWFPLLWFVARPVVGESLPRLNARDYQLDFLRALADLAEQRAELSLNDYLQQLESDASYGNYSGQLAFARASHKLQPKVLLIKQLLDAKHHSQLDLKHTCVLRNLLFLSRLNQQLRSARESSGQEIRQLRLHRVCQQFERPRPTVQHRERLINDQTVGAALQQLNLTQSLSNGTSLSLNEFGQQLYERVKLSGSEIIDNYVLMLRDLLQNILDADHVDLAENSTQLEQLIQQLDTMLAIPDFFEKRQSVYSFIERHLASDHEVTSQGTNSKQRLTEHLLDQLKAKGLDLFVIFLFSNFEFLEHVHEHWTQLLPQTPTVLYDETNRQLYDIQQLYESFKLDTESFAKYEAYSQALKRLHERTVEQGQQNHHIFEMFNNAAQNVGSVTFNMIKAKCKELL